From a single Coturnix japonica isolate 7356 chromosome 18, Coturnix japonica 2.1, whole genome shotgun sequence genomic region:
- the UTP6 gene encoding U3 small nucleolar RNA-associated protein 6 homolog, with product MAERVEQRLEDRVPELEQLERVGLFTHEEIRAVLKKATALEYKIQRRALRKEDFINYIQYEINLLELIKKRRARTGYSFKKDEIEGSMIQRVHSLFKRATGKWKEDVQLWLSHVAFCKQWNTKHQLSKVFSTMLAIHPNKPALWIMAAKWEMETRLSSESARHLFLRALRFHPECPKLYQEYFRMELMNAEKQRKEKKEFERAKMNLDEFNYSEKILNGEMARIIYRDAVEKIKGVEFRLALLSIAKLFDFTHDLQKEILENLQAEYADNPLTWDYMARRELELGSLKATEPTTKQAKVSEMTQREERCCAVFEEAVTAVPTEDMWKCYITFCLERCNRKTNSEELKQKRLERTLSAFSKAHESSLLPEALYKQWLQLLLESSLSQKAAEVAEAAAKRFSLSVEMWQMRLQVLIQLKSDNVTQCFEEAFKHVKSKGTLPLWTLWVEWSEAVNSKDDTEALYQRSLHAVAPAESVTMKEKYLDWAYRNGGYKKARRVFTSLHESHPLSLDFFKKMIEIEKEQEMCRMLRLREYYERALREFGSVNSDLWLEYIKEELSHPQGKPEHAGSIHWRAVKMLEGDQVEDFISKYTLLQTGHL from the exons ATGGCGGAGCGCGTGGAGCAGCGGCTGGAGGACCGAGTGCcggagctggagcagctggagcgGGTCGGACTCTTCACGCACGAGGAGATCAG GGCTGTCCTGAAGAAGGCCACGGCTCTAGAGTACAAAATCCAGCGCAGAGCCCTTCGGAAGGAGGATTTTATCAATTATATTCAG TATGAAATTAATCTGCTGGAATTGATCAAGAAAAGAAGAGCG CGCACGGGGTACTCGTTTAAGAAGGATGAAATTGAGGGCTCTATGATACAGAGGGTCCACAGCCTCTTCAAACGAGCcactggaaaatggaaa GAAGATGTCCAGCTTTGGCTGTCACACGTTGCGTTTTGCAAGCAGTGG aatACAAAACATCAGCTCAGTAAGGTGTTTTCTACCATGTTGGCCATTCATCCCAATAAACCAG CACTGTGGATTATGGCAGCAAAATGGGAAATGGAAACACGACTCTCCTCAGAAAGCGCTAGGCACTTGTTCCTGCGTGCTTTGCGCTTCCATCCGGAGTGTCCAAAACTTTATCAAGAG tatttcagaatgGAACTGATGAATGCggaaaaacagaggaaggaaaagaaagaatttgaacGAGCAAAGATGAATTTG GATGAATTCAATTATTCTGAGAAGATTCTTAATGGAGAAATGGCTCGCATAATCTACAGGGATGCTGTTGAGAAAATTAAAG GCGTTGAGTTCCGTCTGGCTCTACTTTCTATTGCGAAGCTCTTCGATTTTACGCACGatttgcaaaaagaaattcttGAAAA CTTGCAGGCTGAATATGCTGATAATCCTCTGACATGGGACTACATGGCCCGTCGAGAGCTGGAGCTGGGTTCCCTGAAGGCCACAGAACCCACCACAAAGCAGGCGAAGGTGTCTGAAATGACCCAGAGAGAGGAACGTTGCTGTGCAGTCTTTGAAGAGGCTGTGACAGCAGTCCCCACAG AGGACATGTGGAAATGCTACATCACTTTCTGCTTAGAGAGATGTAACAGGAAAACCAACAGTgaagaattaaagcaaaag AGGCTGGAGAGGACACTGAGTGCGTTCAGCAAAGCCCACGAGTCCAGTTTGTTGCCAGAAGCTCTCTATAAGCAATGG CTTCAGCTGTTACTGGAGTCCAGCCTTTCTCAGAAGGCTGCAGAGGtggcagaagctgcagcaaagcGTTTCAGCCTgtcagtggagatgtggcagaTGAGGCTGCAGGTGTTGATCCAGTTGAAGAGTGACAATGTGACCCAGTGTTTCGAAGAAGCCTTTAAGCATGTGAAATCTAAG GGCACTTTACCATTATGGACCCTCTGGGTGGAATGGAGTGAAGCTGTAAATAGCAAGGATGACACAGAAGCTCTCTACCAG AGGTCCTTACATGCTGTAGCTCCTGCTGAATCTGTGACTATGAAAGAGAAGTACCTCGACTGGGCTTATAGGAATGGTGGTTataagaaagcaagaagagtCTTTACCAG CCTACATGAAAGTCATCCACTTTCGCTTGACTTCTTTAAGAAGATGATTGAAATAGAAAAGGAGCAA GAAATGTGCAGAATGCTTCGTCTGAGAGAATACTATGAACGTGCTTTGAGAGAATTTGGTTCGGTGAATTCTG atcTGTGGCTGGAGTACATCAAAGAGGAGCTAAGTCATCCCCAGGGCAAACCAGAACATGCTGGGAGCATTCACTGGCGAGCTGTGAAGATGTTAGAGGGAGATCAGGTGGAAGACTTCATTTCCAAGTACACTTTATTGCAAACTGGACACTTATGA
- the COPRS gene encoding coordinator of PRMT5 and differentiation stimulator, which produces MAATVEHTSFEEEQPPNKKETVTWKHGDVKPKILGQTKADECLLKNIPHILDSDSEGSEFSDISVYRDDVSVHTDTDLEDLCDELSRMPEDATFPQQQTASTYEVEDWDKELEESECSPYDAGDLYCGSFQENNLWASYSFREDSLYNPCCHHAACLAFTLPVRMTEVGQFDDADE; this is translated from the exons ATGGCGGCCACTGTTGAGCACACCAGCTTTGAGGAGGAGCAGCCTCCGAACAAGAAGGAAACCGTGACCTGGAAACACGGAGATGTAAAGCCCAAAATACTGGGGCAAACTAAAGCAGATG aatgtttgCTGAAGAACATCCCGCATATTCTGGATAGTGACTCTGAAGGAAGTGAATTCTCCGATATCTCTGTGTACAGAGATGATGTCAGTGTGCATACAGACACCGACCTAGAAGACTTGTGTGATGAACTCTCTCGTATGCCTGAGGATGCAACTTTCCCTCAGCAGCAAACGGCTTCGACATACGAGGTGGAGGACTGGGATAAAGAGCTGGAGGAGTCTGAATGTAGCCCTTATG ATGCTGGTGATCTCTACTGCGGAAGCTTTCAGGAGAATAATCTTTGGGCCTCGTACTCATTTCGAGAGGATTCATTGTACAACCCGTGCTGTCACCATGCAGCTTGCCTTGCTTTTACACTGCCAGTTAGAATGACTGAGGTTGGCCAGTTTGATGATGCTGATGAATGA